TTTGATAGATAGGTTGAAATTTGAGAAGCGAAGAACTATTAATAACGCTTTTAAATGCGGGAATTAAAGCGGATTTGCAAGATGAGCTTTGGTGGCCAAATTCTCGCAGTTTTGAAGTGGTTGTCGGTGCAATTTTAGTGCAAAATACTGCATGGAAAAACGCTCAAAAGGCGCTTGATAATCTAAAAAATAGCGGAAATTTAACTCTTGAACGCTTGGCGAATTTAGATGTGGCAACGATTGCGATTATGATTAAGCCAAGCGGATTTTATAACACCAAAGCAAAGAGGTTAAGTGCGCTTTGCAAGGCGATATACGAGGAATTTGGCAGCTTTGAGAGCTTTAAGCAAAACGTGAGTAGAGAGTGGCTTCTTGGCATTAGAGGCATAGGTGCCGAGACTTGTGACGCGATACTTTGCTATGCTTGCGAGCGCGAGGTGATGTGCGTGGATAGCTACGCACTTAGGATTTTGGCTCATTTCGGATATGAATTTGAAAGCTACGAAGAGGCGCGCGAGTGGTTTGAGGATATCGATACAAGCGCGGTTTGCAAAGCTTACGGAAAAGAGCTTAGTCTAAATCAAATTTTTGCGCGCTATCACGGCAAGATAGTGGAATTTGGCAAAGCTCACTTCAAGGGAAAGAAGATTGACGAAGCAGGGGTTGCTTTGCTTGATGTGTTAAAATAACTGGAAAATTTAATCAAGGAATAAAATGATATATGAGAATATAATTCAAACGATAGGAAAGACGCCTATAGTAAAATTAAATAGTTTAAAGCA
The Campylobacter sp. RM16189 genome window above contains:
- a CDS encoding 3-methyladenine DNA glycosylase; this encodes MRSEELLITLLNAGIKADLQDELWWPNSRSFEVVVGAILVQNTAWKNAQKALDNLKNSGNLTLERLANLDVATIAIMIKPSGFYNTKAKRLSALCKAIYEEFGSFESFKQNVSREWLLGIRGIGAETCDAILCYACEREVMCVDSYALRILAHFGYEFESYEEAREWFEDIDTSAVCKAYGKELSLNQIFARYHGKIVEFGKAHFKGKKIDEAGVALLDVLK